A region of the Oncorhynchus gorbuscha isolate QuinsamMale2020 ecotype Even-year linkage group LG02, OgorEven_v1.0, whole genome shotgun sequence genome:
TGTTAGAGGATCAGtctttacccctccctctccctccatgttaggggatcagtctttacccctccatccatgttagaggatcagtctttacccctccctccatgttagaggatcagtctttacccctccctccatgttagaggatcagtctttaccctccctccatgttagaggatcagtctttacccctccctccctccatgttagaggatcagtctttacccctccctctccctccatgttagaggatcagtctttacccctccctccatgttagaggatcagtctttacccctccctctccctccatgttagaGGATCAGTCTTTACCCCTCCATCCATGTTAGAGGATCAGTCTTTACCCCTCCATGTTAGAAGATCAGtctttacccctccctctccctccatgtttgAGGATCAGTCTTTACCCCTCCATCCATGTTAGGGGATCAGtctttacccctccctctccctccatgttagaAGATCAGtctttacccctccctctccctccatgttagaggatcagtctttacctctccctccatgttagaggatcagtctttacccctccctctccctccatgttaggggatcagtctttacccctccctctccctccatgttaggGGATCAGTCTttaccactccctctccctccatgttagaggatcagtctttacctctccctctccctccatgttagaggatcagtctttacccctccctctccctccatgttagaggatcagtctttaccctccctctccctccatgttagaggatcagtctttacccctccctctccctccatgttagaggatcagtctttaccactccctctccctccatgttagaggatcagtctttaccactccctctccctccatgttagaggatcagtctttacccctccctctccctccatgttagaggatcagtctttacccctccctctcctccatgttagaggatcagtctttaccccctccctctctccatgttagaggatcagtctttacccctccctctccctccatgttagaggatcagtctttacctctccctctccctccatgttagaggatcagtctttacctctccctctccctccatgttagaggatcagtctttacctctccctctccctccatgttagaggatcagtctttacctctccctctccctccatgttagaggatcagtctttacctccctctccctccatgttagaggatcagtctttaccctccctctccctccatgttagaggatcagtctttacctctccctctccctccatgttagaggatcagtctttaccactccctctccctccatgttagaggatcagtctttaccactccctctccctccatgttagaggatcagtctttaccactccctctccctccatgttagaggatcagtctttaccctccctcccctccatgttagaggatcagtctttaccctccatgttagaggatctccatgttagaggatcagtctttaccactccctctccctccatgttagaggatcagtctttaccactccctctccctccatgttagaggatcagtctttacccccctccctccatgttagaggatcagtctacctcctccctccctccatgttagAGGATCAGTCTTTACCCTCCCTCTCCATGTTAGAGGATCAGtctttacccctccctctccctccatgttagaggatcagtctttaccactccctctccctccatgttagaggatcagtctttaccactccctccctccatgttagaggatcagtctttaccctccctcccctccatgttagaggatcagtctttacccctccctctctccatgttagaggatcagtctttacccctccatgttagaggatcagtctttacctctccctccatgttagaggatcagtctttacccctccctccatgttagaggatcagtctttacccctccctctccctccatgttagaggatcagtctttaccactccctccatgttagaggatcagtctttacccctcctctctccatgttagagGATCATTAAAcacttccccctctcctcattcGCCCCATCCCTCCATGTTAGAGGATcagtctttacctctccctccatgttagaggatcagtctttacctctccctctccctccatgttagaggatcagtctttacccctccctctctccaagtGGTGATCTGTGAGAGTGATCATTAAACACTTCCCCCTTCTCCTCATTCCCCCATTAATCCCTCCATGTTAGAGGATCAGTCTTTAGTTAGAGGATctttacccctccctcccctccatgttAGAGGATCAGTCTTTACCTCCATGTTAGAGGGTCAGtctttacccctccctctccctccatgttaggggatcagtctttacccctccctctccctccatgttaggGGATCAGTCTttaccactccctctccctccatgttagaggatcagtctttacctctccctctccctccatgttagaggatcagtctttaccactctcctctcctccatgttagaggatcagtctttacctctccctctccctccatgttagaggatcagtctttacctctccctctccctccatgttagaggatcagtctttaccactccctctccctccatgttagaggatcagtctttaccactccctctccctccatgttagaggatcagtctttaccactccctctccctccatgttagaggatcagtctttaccactccctccctccatgttagaggatcagtctttaccactccctctccctccatgttagaggatcagtctttaccctccctctccctccatgttagaggatcagtctttaccccctccctccatgttagaggatcctccatgttagaggatcagtctttaccactccctctccctccatgttagaggatcagtctttaccactcctctccctccatgttagaggatcagtctttaccactcctccctccctccatgttagaggatcagtctttacctctccctctccctccatgttagaggatcagtctttacctctccctctccctccatgttagaggatcagtctttacccctccctctccctccatgttagaggatcagtctttacccctccctctccctccatgttagaggatcagtctttaccactccctctcctccatgttagaggatcagtctttaccactccctctccctccatgttagaggatcagtctttaccactccctctccctccatgttagaggatcagtctttaccccccctccatgttagaggatcagtctttacccctccctccatcctttacCCTCCAGAGGATCAGTCTAGTTAGAGGATCAGTCTTTACCCCTCCCTCCATGTTAGAGGATCAGtctttacccctccctctctctccatgttagaggatcagtctttacccctccctctccctccatgttagaggatcagtctttaccactccctctccctccatgttagaggatcagtctttaccactccctctccctccatgttagaggatcagtctttacccctccctccatgttagaggatcagtctttacccctccctctctctccatgttagaggatcagtctttacccctccctctctctccatgttagaggatcagtctttacctctccctctccctccatgttagaggatcagtctttacccctccctccatgttagaggatcagtctttacccctccctctccctccatgttagaggatcagtctttaccactccctccatgttagaggatcagtctttacccctccctctctccaagtGGTGATCTGTGAGAGTGATCATTAAACACTTCCCCCTTCTCCTCATTCGCCCCATTAATCCCTCCATGTTAGAGGATcagtctttacctctccctccatgttagaggatcagtctttacctctccctctccctccatgttagaggatcagtctttacccctccctccatgttagaggatcagtctttacccctccctctctccaagtGGTGATCTGTGAGAGTGATCATTAAACACTTCCCCCTTCTCCTCATTCGCCCCATTAATCCCTCCATGTTAGAGGATcagtctttacctctccctccatgttagaggatcagtctttacccctccctctctccaagtGGTGATCTGTGAGAGTGATCATTAAACACTTCCCCCTTCTCCTCATTCGCCCCATTAATCCCTCCATGTTAGAGGATcagtctttacctctccctccatgttagaGGATCAGTCTTTAGTTAGAGGATCAGAAGTGGTGATCTGTGAGAGTGATCATTAAACACTTCCCCCTTCTCCTCATTCGCCCCATTAATCCCTCCATGTTAGAGGATCAGtctttacccctccctctctccaagtGGTGATCTGTGAGAGTGATCATTAAACACTTCCCCCTTCTCCTCATTCGCCCCATTAATCCCTCCATGTTAGAGGATCAGtctttacccctccctctctccaagtGGTGATCTGTGAGAGTGATCATTAAACACTTCCCCCTTCTCCTCATTCGCCCCATTAATCCCTCCATGTTAGAGGATCAGtctttacccctccctctctccaagtGGTGATCTGTGAGAGTGATCATTAAACACTTCCCCCTTCTCCTCATTCGCCCCATTAATCCCTCCATGTTAGAGGATCAGtctttacccctccctctctccaagtGGTGATCTGTGAGAGTGATCATTAAACACTTCCCCCTTCTCCTCATTCGCCCCATTAATCCCTCCATGTTAGAGGATCAGtctttacccctccctctctccaagtGGTGATCTGTGAGAGTGATCATTAAACACTTCCCCCTTCTCCTCATTCGCCCCATTAATCCCTCCATGTTCTCACTCCATTTGTACTCTCGGGCCTTTCCACAGATTCTTCATCGCCAAAGATAGACATGGGAATGGATCCTCAAACCAGTTCTCTAGTCCCCATTTGCTGCCTGCAACTCCGAGGGAGACATGGGGTGCTCTGGTTCCCACGGCTGTAAGCGTTGGGCTACAGATGTTGACCGTAACATCTCACAGACCTCCTCAATTGAATCTGCTGAGGTGACATGTTTTTCAGCTCGTGTGAATATTGGAGGTGTGAGATTTTAAATGATACTGTCAGCAGTTTTCTTTGTGCTGAGATGAAAGCAAATTTTTAAAGCAAATAGATATATGCCAAACATGTAATGCGCTGAAAAAATTATAATACTGTCAACTGTCAAACTTGTTGTGAGAAGAGTCTACTTTCCCATTCCCAGGTTGTACAGTTGTACATGCTCCACCAAACAGCATAGAGAAGCTAACAAAAGCTTCAAACCAATGGCGTGTTAGAGAGATGTTGAAGACTACATTTAAGAATGTGAACAGAACTCAATTTTAGTTGTGAAGTGGGTGGGACAGAAATAGGTCTGGTGTGGAGTGTACGTTTAAGGAGAAAACTCAAGATGGAGAGGCCATCCAAAGTTGAGGCCATCCAAAGTTGAGGCCATCCAAATTTGAGACCCTCCAAAGTTGAGGCCATCCAAAGTTGAGGCCATCCAAAGTTGAGGCCATCCAAAGTTGAGGCCCTCCAAAGTTGAGGCCCTCCAAAGTTGAAATGCCACACCACCTCCAAACCCTAGCAGAAAAGTTAATGGAGTTGTTTAAAGGGCCAATACAGCAATCTTTATCAAATCATTTCAGTTTAATAATCAAATACCTTACTATAATAATTTTCCATTTACAAAAAAATGCTTTTTAGCATAACTATTTCTCAAttaagaattttgctaggactgtctgggagtggtctgaggggggaggggaaaactgGAAACGAGCtgctattggcagagaggtttggaactctctttgttattggtctattaaacaATTTACCGCctagtgatgtcaccaggcaagcTGAAACTCCCGCCAATGCAAACAGGCTGATTaggtcctgtgtagattgtattttcatcCAGCAACTATAGGATATAATATTGATTTTAAAAATCCACACTTTTACGGTGTCAGTTATACTTTTACGGTGTCAGTTATACTTTTACGGTGTCAGTTATACTTTTACGGTGTCAGTTATACTTTTACGGTGTCAGTTATACTTTTACAGTGTCAGTTGTACTTTTACAGTGTCAGTTGTACTAtatgatacaaaacacaggaaatgcAGTTTTGACTACACTGGGACTTTAAAGAATGTATTTACCAATATGGGAAAAATAAAATTACAAAATGCAGTTTTGACTAACTGTTCACTTGTAAAAGGAAATACATATTCAAATATTATTAGTTCTCCAAAAATAACAGACTGATGTAGAACATGGGCTTGTACCCTGAACCCAATTTATTAGGTCTCAAAAGCATGACAGACTGATGTTGAGAGACATGGGCTTGTCAACCCAATAGGTTATTAGTTCTCCAAAAGCATGACAGACTGATGTTGAGAGACATGGGCTTGTACCCTGAACCCAATAGGTTATTAGGTCTCCAAAAGCATGACAGACTGATGTTGAGAGACATGGGCTTGTACCCTGAACCCAATAGGTTATTAGGTCTCCAAAAGCATGACAGACTGATGTTGAGAGGCATGGGCTTGTACCCTGAACCCAATAGGTTATTAGTTCTCCAAAAGCATGACAGACTGATGTTGAGAGGCATGGGCTTGTACCCTGAACCCAATAGGTTACTAGTTCTCCAAAAGCATGACAGACTGATGTTGAGAGGCATGGGCTTGTACCCTGAACCCAAGACAGACAAATAAAGGGAGACAGGTGTGAGGAGAGGGCGCTGTGGCAGGAAGTGGGAGCAAAGGGGAACCTTGAGGAACAAGTTCTGTTCCATTTATCTTTTAGTTCACTGGCTGTCAAACCTGTCTCCCCCCTTGTTCAGAGTGTTGTTTAAACGGTTTCTTTATCTCCCTCATTTCACAACCCGTCTCTGTGATGTGGGTCATTGACTGTAATGGGAGCTTGACTTGTCTTCCCAACCAAAAGCACTGGCAATCACAAATCTTGATCAAACTGTGTTTAAGCACCATGCTAAATAGGAATTTCTAAATTAATCACAACCCAAATAACGTTTTGGGGTTTAAAGTATGACCATATCCTGTATTTCTCTCTTTTATTCAGTTTTAAATAAATACTCCCAGACAAATAGCAGTGAGAATGTCTAGTTTATGCTGTTTTTTATTTGACCAATATGAAAAAGCACGAGGACATGACATTTATGTACAGCTCATACACAACCCACACGTTTTTACTAAAGTCAAGAATCCCTCAATAATCATTTGACAGATAGTTCAGTTGATATTATGAAGACAATACGTGGAACCGCAAACAATATACATATGTACAATCAATTAAGAGAGAGAAAAACCCCATTGTAAATCACCCACTGTTCAGTATGAGTTCAGTGCACTTTCATTCTCTGCTGGGGAAGACATTCCAGTGAGTTTTTTCGAAGACAAGCTGCCCTACGGTCTACAATACACAGTACGGGTTGTTCCACAAAATGAGTGCCTTTTTAAAAATactttaagtagaaattgtgtttaaatatttaaaagcctgttatattaaatgaagtgcatGGGAAATTCAATACATCTGAATTATAATACGGATAAAGATTTGCTAAAGTGCCAAActtcagcattttgacatgtccctctgtgACTTCCAGGAAGATgttaacccacttaaccccaacatttctccaggttttcaccatcattgtagaGCCCTGGTTATTATGTTACTTTGGCAAAGTAATTTCTAaagatgattatttatttaatgttaTTAGTGATTTATTTTAAGGTCAATCCTGTTATTAAATTTTACAATTACATTTTAAATATGGTGAAGCTATTCCTTTTAAAATATTGTTTTCAAAAGACACGTTGAACATGTCAAATAGTCAAATCATAgcgtaaaagcaggtgagctggctctacaatttgttttgtggtggaaaactaaGCGGGTCGAGCAAAatacgtcaaccctgttacccatagatagacaggctagaaatctTTTTTTATCAATAGATACAAATTTGCTTtcaattgcccctccctgttgcacacaacacactttcattccccctgtcacaaggggatttatggcCCATTTAagatggtcaaccctgttacttggCACTTCTTTTAATTTaaactttttttaaacatttattttactaggcaagtcagttaagaacaaattcttattttcaatgacggcctaggaacagtgtgttaactgccttgttcaggggcagaacgacagatttgtaccttgtcagctcagggatttgaacttgcaacctttcggttactagtccaacactctaaccactaggctaccctgcctccctacTTAACAGGCACTTACTTACTATAGTATTTTTGTTAGTTAACTTCTTGAGATGGGAAAGGGTGTTTTTTATTCAGTTGAACCAGTGCTCTTTATGACAGGATGTTAAAAGTAGGTGCATTTTTTTGTTATTAAATCGGCAAATTAAAGTACTCGAAGGCACCtaattggtggaacgacccagTAGATGTATCAGTTGTACTTTACACCTCTGTGCCTTCCCGTGGGTAAAGCATTGAGGCAGAGTCCAGGGCTGGGTATAGTTGGCTGCTGAGCTGGGTGAGGACAGAGTCACTGTAGCCTgcagggtagaggggaggagaggaggaaatggtAGGCTGCTGTGGATGGGACATACAGACCTCCCACTGAGGCATCGGAGCATTGGGGGAGTAGGAGCCGTATCCCTGGGCCGGAGAGACCCGTTGGGACAGCTCTGTAGCCAGGCTGGGTCTGTGGAGGGTATCTGACACTACTGTGTTTGATACTGTCCCCACTTCAGCCATCTGAGACAGGAAGCTGTTCAGGCAGAGGGAGGGGGctgaggagatgggggaggggccGCGCTCGGAGGAGCTGGAAACGTCATTCATGTTGTTGTGGTGTTTGGGGCTGGACTCTAACGACTCAGAACCTGAGGAGCCCCCCTCACCAGGCAGGGAGTCcgacttcctcttcctcttgcgACGGAAATTGCCATTGTCAAACATCTTCTCACAGTTGGGATCCAGGGTCCAGTAGTTACCCTTGCCTATAAGGAGACACATGTAATTTTTCTTAAGGAATTGCTCTCACATAGTTAGGCAACAGTTAATATTTGTCTTTTTTTTAAGGTTATACTGTACGTGTATACACTTCCCAAACATTGAGTAGGCATGGAACACCTTGAAATTAAAAGACAAATTTTAAAAACCAAGTTCCAAACGTTCTTACCTGGATCATCCTCATCTCGGGGCACCTTCTTGAAGCagtcgttgagggagaggttgtggcGGATAGAGTTCTGCCACCCGGCCTTGCTCTTGTTGTAGAAGGGGAAGTTGTCTGCAACATATTGGTAGATCTGGCTCAGGGTGAGCCGTCTGTCTTGGCCCCCGTGGATCGCCATGGCAATAAGGGCAGAGTAGGAGTAGGGTGGCCTGGCTATCTTCATCAGCTCCTCCTGAGAGGGCATGGAGAACCAGCTCAGGTCCCCTACACCACCCCTCGGCACGCCAGCACCCAGATAGGGCCTCTGCATGTTGTAGAGTTGGGGCACATAGGGCCCACAGACTGGCCCTGTGGGCCCACCTAGGTAGGGAACACTGTTGAGCTCTGGGCCGTTGAACCACAAGTAAGGGTTGGAAGGAGGGCTGGTGTAGTCTCCCAGGTCGTAGGAAGTAGGGGTGGCCTGCTGCGGGCTAGGCAGGGTTGGAGTGCTGTAGAAGTTGTTGCTGTACAGGCTAAACTCTGGAGGCTCCTGTTCGAGGCTAGGGTACTGGGTTCCACAAGGAGGTGGGGAGAGGCCCTGTGGCACAAACGACATCATGCTCACCCACAGACTGATCCTTGGATTGGCAGCTGGTCTCTTCAGTCTAATAAATGGCTCTGGTAAAAAAAGAAATCTGGATCTCGCTTTTCTTCAGTATTATTTGTTCCTCTGTTTCCAGCTGAGAGGTATTTTCCTTTCACTCTGTATTTAGTGTCCAGTGCAGGTGCATCACAACCTGACACCTGTCTCACCTGATCAATTTATAGTACTACAGCAACACCCATGTCTGCTCTCATTGGGTGTTTCTGTGACTATGTCATTTGAGTGAGTTTAGGCGTGGAGAATTCCCTTTGAATAGGAGGTGAAATTTCACCAGTTCTCCACCAGAAGTTCGTCTAAGCTCTGTGAAATGTTTAGCTA
Encoded here:
- the foxi3a gene encoding forkhead box protein I3a, producing the protein MMSFVPQGLSPPPCGTQYPSLEQEPPEFSLYSNNFYSTPTLPSPQQATPTSYDLGDYTSPPSNPYLWFNGPELNSVPYLGGPTGPVCGPYVPQLYNMQRPYLGAGVPRGGVGDLSWFSMPSQEELMKIARPPYSYSALIAMAIHGGQDRRLTLSQIYQYVADNFPFYNKSKAGWQNSIRHNLSLNDCFKKVPRDEDDPGKGNYWTLDPNCEKMFDNGNFRRKRKRKSDSLPGEGGSSGSESLESSPKHHNNMNDVSSSSERGPSPISSAPSLCLNSFLSQMAEVGTVSNTVVSDTLHRPSLATELSQRVSPAQGYGSYSPNAPMPQWEVCMSHPQQPTISSSPPLYPAGYSDSVLTQLSSQLYPALDSASMLYPREGTEV